The Brachyspira hyodysenteriae ATCC 27164 genome includes a window with the following:
- a CDS encoding tetratricopeptide repeat protein has protein sequence MKKNIFKKRLLLSLFIFQIFTFHAFSQNTLENALKLYNERNYESSIRILESLNVKPSDLDSYLLLIDNYIKLNNFAMVETLIADAERYHSRNYRLLERKLTMELINNRNSEARTTVSDIKKLDSKNYIANYGEGVLSERAGYYQTAMNMYERARVLDRVRPEATVALAYLHLANGNNAAALSLFNENMTNNPRMAESYYHLANYYYLNKEYNRSLDEINNALFYYTNYNDAKILKANVFISLGRYDEAIAMLEYMPDTGFKNNSKYYYIGNVYEGANNYVRAKNAYINYLRTKPEDELGRLAYERVLLHTNPTVDYERDRAALYYGNLASYYTRLADNIRSQAYLKHMLKLNPANTYARLMLSDVYRRMGLEEKSLEELEIARNVNPEEKSIIYKYDSYKRKLDKNIVSKSWGIEQYNLETPGFTVAITDTITAQKDSPLFLNTSLYQTLAYVLPQFGRFKVLEMYTNYYDTIDLYKQLNNRKVDYFLRGSAFQNNDTFTIMLDLVDVKSEKVVTNFTVMTRGREKIMGAAVMAGRVINNSVPFYSKVIKIHNDNIYINAGRMQGITNNMNLILYDTSAARTDLSTRGYNSAIGMIKVITADENVSLAKLIDGRLLNKVNLNQIVMPYITNTVQSTNTNANAVN, from the coding sequence ATGAAGAAAAATATTTTTAAAAAAAGATTATTATTAAGTCTTTTTATTTTTCAAATATTTACTTTTCATGCATTTTCTCAAAATACTTTAGAAAATGCTTTGAAATTGTATAATGAAAGAAATTATGAAAGTTCTATAAGAATATTAGAATCTCTTAATGTTAAGCCTAGTGATTTAGATTCATATCTTTTATTGATAGATAATTATATAAAGCTTAACAATTTTGCTATGGTTGAAACTTTAATAGCTGATGCAGAGCGTTATCATTCAAGAAATTATAGACTGCTCGAAAGAAAGCTAACTATGGAGCTTATTAATAATAGAAATTCAGAAGCTAGAACAACAGTAAGTGATATAAAAAAATTAGATAGTAAAAATTATATAGCTAATTATGGTGAAGGCGTTTTAAGTGAGAGAGCCGGATATTATCAAACAGCTATGAATATGTATGAAAGAGCCAGAGTTCTTGACAGAGTAAGACCTGAAGCTACTGTTGCTTTGGCATACTTGCATCTTGCTAATGGAAATAATGCTGCAGCTTTGAGTTTATTTAATGAGAATATGACTAATAATCCTAGAATGGCTGAATCTTATTACCATTTAGCAAATTATTATTATTTAAATAAAGAATATAATAGATCTTTAGATGAAATTAATAATGCCTTATTTTATTATACAAATTATAATGATGCTAAAATATTGAAGGCTAATGTATTTATTTCTTTGGGCAGATATGATGAAGCAATAGCTATGTTGGAATATATGCCTGATACAGGATTTAAAAATAATTCTAAATACTATTATATAGGTAATGTTTATGAGGGAGCTAATAATTATGTTAGAGCCAAAAATGCATATATAAATTACCTTAGAACTAAGCCTGAAGATGAACTCGGCAGACTTGCTTATGAAAGAGTATTACTACATACTAATCCTACTGTGGATTATGAGAGGGATAGGGCTGCTTTATATTATGGAAATTTAGCATCTTATTATACAAGACTTGCAGATAATATAAGATCTCAGGCATATTTAAAACATATGCTTAAATTAAATCCTGCTAATACTTATGCAAGATTGATGCTTTCTGATGTTTATAGAAGAATGGGATTGGAAGAGAAATCTTTAGAGGAATTAGAAATAGCAAGAAATGTTAACCCTGAAGAGAAATCTATTATATATAAATATGATAGTTATAAAAGAAAATTAGATAAAAATATAGTTTCAAAATCATGGGGAATAGAACAGTATAATCTTGAAACTCCTGGATTCACAGTTGCTATAACAGATACTATTACAGCACAAAAAGATAGTCCTTTATTTTTGAATACATCTTTATATCAGACATTGGCTTATGTACTTCCTCAATTTGGAAGATTTAAAGTATTAGAGATGTATACAAATTATTATGATACAATAGATTTATATAAACAACTTAATAATAGAAAAGTTGATTATTTTTTAAGAGGTTCTGCTTTTCAGAATAATGATACTTTTACTATCATGCTTGATTTAGTTGATGTTAAGAGTGAGAAAGTTGTTACTAATTTCACTGTTATGACTAGAGGCAGAGAAAAAATAATGGGGGCAGCTGTTATGGCAGGAAGAGTTATAAATAATAGCGTTCCTTTCTATTCTAAAGTTATAAAAATTCATAATGATAATATATACATAAATGCTGGAAGAATGCAGGGTATAACTAATAATATGAATTTGATTCTTTATGATACATCAGCAGCTAGAACTGATTTATCTACTAGAGGTTATAATAGTGCTATAGGTATGATAAAGGTTATAACAGCAGATGAAAATGTTTCTTTGGCTAAACTTATAGACGGAAGACTTTTGAATAAAGTAAATTTAAATCAAATAGTAATGCCTTATATAACAAACACAGTTCAAAGTACTAATACAAATGCTAATGCTGTTAATTAA
- the ftsZ gene encoding cell division protein FtsZ: MNPNYRIQLADNMKGSEKMAFKNDSSSLDTVIKVIGVGNGGCNAVNRMIEEGLKDVDFIAMNTDAQALSRSNAPTRIVLGDRVTQGLGAGTDPEKGAEAAREDIANIEEVVSGANLVFIASSFGGGTGTGASPVVAEAAKKAGALTIGVVTKPFEYEGKLKMSRAESGIDKMLSVVDSLIIIPNENLYDMVDMDDYSYEEALSVVDDILRQGVQGISDIITQTGFINVDFADVKTMISLSNGRAHLGIGVGKGDDRLQKAITNAFENPLLDVSSIKNARGILANIVCPKDFAMKEYREASKIINNYANDNANIKIGVCPKEDIKDEIIVTIVATGFDANSKNDSENKDVDSHANDIINKSVTDNKKDEVINNNSNSSNDAVTNKVESPAVENKVEEKNNDKKEENIQNNKSEINKVEINEKIIAESKTVSKNAAENISEIDNINTIVKEPEEEKEVELESVQSKVEVNEISKSEAENIKTAEKAVEKETIAVEEEKEEVKENVLTSNKNDVQETKEYKFENNIRNLKKPLIAKANRFIEEEDKANITNEENNNYNANVMETFNRTIVNNNSEYTHRYETKNSTINSRAVEKISEEMRFEDEEKHNNPHSDYHKRPFDIVSDDYMDKHNKMGSKMSIFGETSTVDNDLEKPAFLRRQIQARNTMR, encoded by the coding sequence ATGAATCCTAACTATCGCATACAATTGGCAGATAATATGAAAGGGAGCGAAAAAATGGCATTTAAGAATGATTCTTCATCATTGGATACAGTAATAAAAGTAATAGGAGTCGGCAACGGCGGATGTAATGCTGTAAACAGAATGATAGAAGAAGGTTTAAAAGATGTAGATTTTATTGCCATGAATACAGATGCTCAGGCATTATCCCGTTCTAATGCTCCTACAAGAATAGTTTTGGGCGATAGAGTAACTCAAGGACTAGGAGCCGGTACTGATCCTGAAAAAGGTGCTGAAGCTGCAAGAGAAGATATAGCTAATATAGAAGAAGTTGTAAGCGGAGCTAATTTAGTATTTATTGCAAGCAGTTTCGGAGGCGGTACAGGAACTGGAGCAAGCCCTGTAGTTGCTGAGGCTGCTAAAAAAGCTGGAGCTTTGACTATAGGTGTTGTTACAAAACCTTTTGAATATGAAGGTAAATTAAAAATGAGCCGTGCTGAGTCTGGTATAGATAAAATGCTTTCAGTTGTTGACTCTCTTATCATAATACCTAATGAAAACCTTTATGATATGGTTGATATGGACGATTACAGCTATGAAGAAGCTTTATCTGTTGTAGATGATATACTTCGTCAAGGAGTACAAGGAATTTCTGATATAATTACTCAAACAGGATTCATAAATGTTGACTTTGCCGATGTAAAAACTATGATTTCTCTATCTAATGGAAGAGCTCATTTGGGTATAGGAGTAGGTAAAGGAGATGACAGACTTCAAAAAGCTATAACTAATGCATTTGAAAATCCTCTTCTAGATGTTTCAAGCATCAAAAATGCTAGAGGTATACTTGCTAATATAGTTTGTCCTAAAGATTTTGCTATGAAAGAGTATAGAGAAGCTAGTAAAATTATCAATAATTATGCTAATGATAATGCTAATATAAAAATTGGTGTTTGTCCTAAAGAAGATATAAAAGATGAAATTATTGTTACAATAGTTGCTACAGGATTTGATGCTAATTCAAAAAATGATTCTGAAAATAAAGATGTAGATTCACATGCAAATGATATAATAAACAAGTCTGTAACAGATAATAAAAAAGATGAAGTTATAAATAATAATTCTAATTCTTCTAATGATGCTGTTACTAATAAAGTTGAATCTCCTGCTGTAGAAAACAAAGTTGAAGAAAAAAATAACGATAAAAAAGAAGAAAATATACAAAACAATAAATCAGAAATAAATAAAGTAGAAATTAATGAAAAGATTATTGCTGAAAGTAAAACTGTATCAAAAAATGCAGCTGAAAATATTAGTGAAATAGATAATATAAATACTATAGTAAAAGAACCTGAAGAAGAGAAAGAAGTTGAACTTGAAAGTGTTCAGTCTAAAGTAGAAGTTAATGAAATTAGTAAATCTGAGGCAGAAAATATTAAGACAGCTGAGAAAGCGGTAGAAAAAGAAACAATAGCAGTAGAAGAAGAAAAAGAAGAGGTTAAAGAAAATGTATTAACTTCAAATAAGAATGATGTTCAGGAAACTAAAGAATATAAATTTGAAAATAATATTAGAAATCTTAAGAAACCTTTAATAGCTAAAGCAAATAGATTTATTGAGGAAGAAGATAAAGCTAATATTACTAATGAGGAAAATAATAACTATAATGCCAATGTTATGGAAACATTTAACAGAACTATAGTTAATAATAATTCAGAATATACTCATAGATATGAAACAAAAAATTCTACTATTAATAGTAGAGCAGTAGAAAAAATATCAGAAGAGATGCGTTTTGAAGATGAGGAAAAGCATAATAATCCTCATTCTGATTATCATAAAAGACCATTTGATATAGTATCAGATGATTATATGGATAAACATAATAAAATGGGTTCTAAAATGTCTATATTTGGTGAAACTTCTACAGTTGACAATGATTTAGAAAAACCTGCTTTTTTGAGACGTCAAATACAGGCAAGAAATACTATGAGATAA
- the mtaB gene encoding tRNA (N(6)-L-threonylcarbamoyladenosine(37)-C(2))-methylthiotransferase MtaB translates to MNIHIHTFGCRLNQYESEKISYELKNLGANITELDNAEAIAINTCTVTNDSDKKLMSYLEKLGDIQNKKVFLIGCYVSKKDKDSSIFKDNIVLIPNEKKEEASEIIFNTLHNNSNNKIDNPIFFPQEQSRAYLKIQDGCNVFCTYCIVSRVRGSHRSVEPSKIYDAVKMANDFNYKEIVLTGLNLGSYNYNNEINFTKILQNILEYSSKYGIRIRLSSIEPIYFDDGLISLFKNDDILCPHAHIPLQSGSNKILQLMNRRYTREDYLNITEKLYKTNSNMSISSDVMVGFPHEDNNDFNDTYDLCEKSKFIKIHIFRYSNRENTPSSKMDNQVGYRTKLKRAKTLNNLNNKLKDSYYKNAEGRDLKIVIEKALQDNNYIGTSAEYLKCKIHSENALSKKDLVSAKALKYEKGIMICE, encoded by the coding sequence ATGAATATACATATACATACTTTTGGATGCCGCCTAAATCAATATGAAAGCGAAAAAATTTCATATGAGTTAAAAAATTTAGGTGCTAACATAACAGAATTAGATAATGCTGAGGCTATAGCTATAAATACATGCACTGTTACTAATGACAGTGATAAAAAGCTTATGTCATATTTAGAAAAATTGGGAGATATACAAAATAAAAAAGTATTTCTAATAGGATGCTATGTTTCAAAAAAAGATAAAGATTCTTCTATATTTAAAGACAATATCGTTCTTATACCAAATGAAAAAAAAGAAGAGGCTTCTGAAATAATATTCAATACTTTACATAATAATTCCAACAATAAAATAGATAATCCTATATTCTTTCCTCAGGAACAAAGCAGAGCCTATTTAAAAATACAGGATGGATGCAATGTTTTTTGTACTTATTGTATAGTATCAAGAGTACGCGGAAGTCATAGAAGTGTTGAACCTTCAAAAATATACGATGCTGTAAAAATGGCTAATGATTTTAATTATAAAGAAATAGTTTTAACAGGTTTAAATCTTGGTTCATACAACTATAATAATGAAATAAACTTCACAAAAATACTTCAAAATATATTAGAGTATTCATCTAAATATGGAATAAGAATAAGACTTTCATCTATTGAGCCTATTTATTTTGATGATGGGCTTATAAGTCTATTTAAAAATGATGATATACTATGTCCGCATGCACATATACCTTTACAGTCTGGAAGCAATAAAATATTACAGCTTATGAACAGAAGATACACAAGAGAAGATTATCTAAATATCACAGAAAAACTGTATAAAACTAATTCAAATATGTCTATAAGCAGTGATGTAATGGTGGGCTTTCCTCATGAAGATAATAATGACTTTAATGATACTTATGATTTATGCGAAAAATCAAAATTTATAAAGATTCATATATTCAGGTATTCCAACAGAGAAAATACTCCTTCATCAAAGATGGATAATCAAGTTGGGTACAGAACTAAATTAAAAAGAGCTAAAACATTGAATAATTTAAATAACAAACTTAAAGATTCATATTACAAAAATGCTGAAGGAAGAGATTTAAAAATAGTAATAGAAAAAGCCTTACAAGATAACAACTATATTGGAACGAGTGCTGAATATTTAAAATGCAAAATTCATAGCGAAAATGCTTTAAGCAAAAAGGATCTTGTATCAGCAAAGGCATTGAAATATGAAAAAGGTATTATGATTTGCGAGTAA
- a CDS encoding VPA1262 family protein, whose protein sequence is MEKKYICYIYNLILGNDKIFLFGFVIKCDNFCFLDKLPVFNDSEIEISFSILDKNEYNEFINKYINDNIFSFDLLKQNGNDMDIKYISEAKLNKSKNLYSFISLHKFKKLFINDYDFGNIDMSNIVEKLKKYAAPFFYNDSIPIGTFYIMENNILFYNTPIKINIDIYSSEVHLSFDDSVLGNIARLIIYSYDEIIFDSIINIVNIDYLKNITVSMLPTGYSLEIFDETGESIYYENYHLLLEIDLKMHIMQNILSITDILSKKNKDLRNISLKDNTIHSKISYIDKINNTELKDYIIYNQYIKDKFINDRCDYTKFNASESYWFEKINSTECVNKMIELVKESDEAIFIDPYFDAFDDLNNKDNNMNSTQNMMVLINRLVGNITIITTSKNSDYLSSQLSNIYKLFELTNTNVILKTINNVKMHDRYLLLKRGNNVLLYSLTNSINSVMVEYPLGVLYIDILKNDKLREYIYNILNNSIEFFNMKDVIKNNKNKYKNKYIKYLVDDIENNSIDYVLKNNINGFIEKYNKLKNDDEIIAFLALSDTLSHINQNNYTILADIFNKDIELISDKTELLIKMEKYLFNNHYEKSGLTLTYSNSLLDIIKKDELSIENYIEISNALDYSGREIFGIYVWTIFIKNIYKIDPDSIVNYIKKSSLNGGELQILALDIIINKYFYLNENSNVNTNIMKMIFMYKVIDSIYKVNCVDINLIENKIDILKKLNIPNSIIFSAFIYSYIFFENGRTELNAIIDDFIKLNIFKNIINKSNISDIVKVLKNHNIVDFYILNKIINSDLIENNDVDTKIKLLNMYFEHNTNIWNTIFNDWNYIYHINILLYSLYDSKAVFKVLNNLLKINNISSIDDELLCVPIFDKIYNQYFYKNNLKNVCIILYLFTEIIEDSKYFIDKVITIYLNIHSGFIYVSELIEFIMLKGVFNCYYCDEINNINNNGFKQFLEELQKDNNLKVIYDIFNDYSNYSYDSLKLLFGCTDCIYKKSNMGYFLIDIIIEIIHSIFKNQIEDENKLKIEFDKLTDIINNILNDM, encoded by the coding sequence ATGGAAAAAAAATATATTTGTTATATTTATAACTTAATTTTAGGTAATGATAAAATATTTCTTTTTGGATTTGTAATAAAGTGTGATAATTTTTGTTTTTTAGATAAATTACCTGTTTTTAATGATTCTGAAATAGAAATATCTTTTAGTATTTTAGATAAAAATGAATATAATGAATTCATTAATAAATATATCAATGATAATATTTTTTCATTTGATTTACTTAAACAAAATGGTAATGATATGGATATAAAATATATATCAGAGGCTAAATTAAATAAATCAAAAAATTTATATTCTTTTATTAGTTTACATAAATTTAAAAAATTATTTATTAATGATTATGACTTTGGTAATATTGATATGAGTAATATTGTAGAAAAATTAAAAAAATATGCTGCTCCATTTTTTTATAATGATTCTATACCTATTGGAACTTTTTATATTATGGAGAATAATATTTTATTTTATAATACTCCTATTAAAATAAATATAGATATATATTCATCTGAAGTCCATTTATCATTTGATGATAGTGTGTTGGGTAATATAGCAAGGCTTATCATTTATTCTTATGATGAAATAATTTTTGATAGTATTATTAACATTGTTAATATTGATTATTTAAAAAATATTACTGTATCAATGCTGCCAACTGGGTATAGTTTAGAAATATTTGATGAAACTGGAGAATCTATATATTATGAAAATTATCACCTATTATTAGAGATAGATTTAAAAATGCATATTATGCAAAATATATTGAGTATAACTGATATTCTAAGTAAAAAAAATAAAGATTTAAGAAATATATCATTAAAAGATAATACTATACATTCAAAAATAAGTTATATTGATAAAATAAATAATACTGAATTAAAAGATTATATCATTTATAATCAATACATAAAAGATAAATTTATAAATGATAGATGTGATTATACAAAGTTTAATGCATCAGAAAGTTATTGGTTTGAAAAGATAAATAGTACAGAATGTGTGAATAAGATGATAGAACTTGTTAAAGAATCAGATGAGGCAATTTTTATAGATCCGTATTTTGATGCATTTGATGATTTAAATAATAAAGATAATAATATGAATTCTACTCAAAATATGATGGTATTGATTAATAGACTTGTTGGAAATATTACAATAATTACTACTTCAAAAAATAGTGATTATTTATCATCTCAATTGTCAAATATTTATAAATTATTTGAATTAACAAATACTAATGTAATATTAAAAACGATAAACAATGTAAAAATGCATGATAGGTATTTATTATTAAAAAGAGGAAATAATGTATTATTATATTCTCTTACAAATAGTATTAACTCTGTTATGGTAGAATATCCTCTTGGAGTATTATATATTGATATATTAAAAAATGATAAATTAAGAGAATATATTTATAATATATTAAATAATTCAATTGAGTTTTTCAATATGAAAGATGTTATTAAAAATAATAAAAATAAATACAAAAATAAATATATTAAATATTTAGTAGATGATATAGAAAATAATAGTATAGATTATGTATTAAAAAATAATATAAATGGTTTTATTGAAAAATATAATAAATTAAAAAATGATGATGAAATAATCGCTTTTTTAGCTTTATCTGATACTTTATCTCATATAAATCAAAATAATTATACAATATTGGCAGATATTTTTAATAAGGATATTGAATTAATTTCAGATAAAACAGAATTGCTTATAAAAATGGAAAAATATTTATTTAATAATCATTATGAAAAATCAGGATTGACATTAACTTATTCTAATAGTTTACTAGATATTATAAAAAAAGATGAATTATCTATAGAAAATTATATTGAAATTTCAAATGCATTAGATTATTCTGGAAGAGAAATATTTGGTATATATGTTTGGACAATATTTATAAAAAATATATATAAAATAGATCCTGATTCTATAGTTAATTATATTAAAAAATCTAGTTTAAATGGTGGAGAATTGCAAATACTAGCATTAGATATAATTATAAATAAATATTTTTATTTAAATGAAAATAGTAATGTAAATACTAATATTATGAAAATGATTTTTATGTATAAAGTTATTGATTCAATATATAAAGTAAATTGTGTAGATATAAACTTAATTGAAAATAAAATAGATATATTAAAAAAATTAAATATTCCTAATTCTATCATTTTTTCAGCATTTATTTATTCATATATATTTTTTGAAAATGGCAGAACAGAGTTAAATGCAATCATAGATGATTTTATTAAATTAAATATTTTTAAGAATATAATTAATAAGTCTAATATTTCAGATATTGTTAAAGTTTTGAAAAACCATAATATTGTAGATTTTTATATCTTAAATAAAATCATTAATTCTGATTTAATAGAAAATAATGATGTAGATACAAAAATAAAATTATTAAATATGTATTTTGAACATAATACTAATATATGGAATACTATTTTTAATGATTGGAATTATATATATCATATTAATATATTGTTATATTCTTTATATGATTCTAAAGCAGTTTTTAAAGTATTAAATAATTTACTTAAAATAAATAATATATCTAGTATAGATGATGAATTATTATGTGTACCAATTTTTGATAAAATATATAATCAATATTTCTATAAGAATAATTTAAAAAATGTATGTATTATTTTATATTTATTTACTGAAATTATTGAAGACAGCAAGTATTTTATTGATAAGGTAATTACTATATACTTGAATATTCATTCAGGTTTTATATATGTTTCAGAATTAATAGAATTTATTATGCTTAAAGGTGTTTTTAATTGTTATTATTGTGATGAAATAAATAATATTAATAATAATGGTTTTAAACAATTTTTAGAAGAGTTACAAAAAGATAATAATTTAAAAGTGATATATGATATTTTTAATGATTATAGTAATTATTCATATGATTCATTAAAATTATTATTTGGATGTACAGATTGTATATATAAAAAATCAAATATGGGTTATTTTTTAATTGATATAATAATAGAAATTATTCATTCAATTTTTAAAAATCAAATAGAAGATGAAAATAAATTAAAAATAGAATTTGATAAATTAACAGATATTATTAATAATATATTAAACGATATGTAA
- a CDS encoding tetratricopeptide repeat protein has protein sequence MIKEEIQQLFELGKNAFIEKRYEEAIYNLEKIIDIYNKDLVFYSDNEFIIYSSDDDETSDEEIDNMHNILISAYYNIGTSKCNLKMYKESLKYFDKTLELNDKYGNAYHSRGVSKYNLGLYEEAIKDFNKTLELDPDFKDAYFIRALSYAKINSHNEAIDDFNKLLIEYDEINYIYYYYRGLSKFNLNLFEEAIKDFSIALDDLPNESYIYYDRALAYSNLNMFENAINDYNRVIELNKNDIDSYYNRALTYSKLEEYDKAIEDYNKVLELNPNDKEAVYNMALCKQNLELFEEAIKDFNNIIDSDNIFVYYSLGICYLELERYEEAIDNFDAFIKLNPDYPDAYFYRGNAKYDLKHYEEAIDDYNKTLELDKLYIDAYYERAMVKINLNLYDDAIKDFDEALYNIDSDSDRAYLFYLKAIVYEILKKYDEAIENYTNAIELGNDCYYKIAIAKHNAGLVKESIDDYNKAIDLEPDNYEIYSYKGNAELDLCLYEEAIKDFDKAIELNPNFDEAYYNRGIANDALKNYEESFKDYKMTVKLNEQHDYAFNNLGSYYVRLKEYDKALENFYKALEINSELSLPYNNIGEVKSRLALKEKNNIENYNKLNSEALEYFNKSYQTALKNNDEYEINAIMDNMKELAAENIEPAIEFLKNNNIDY, from the coding sequence ATGATAAAAGAAGAAATACAGCAGTTATTTGAATTAGGAAAAAATGCTTTTATAGAAAAAAGATATGAAGAAGCTATTTATAACTTAGAAAAAATAATTGATATTTATAATAAAGATTTAGTTTTTTATTCTGATAATGAATTTATTATTTACAGCAGTGATGATGATGAAACAAGCGATGAAGAAATTGATAATATGCATAATATTTTAATAAGTGCTTATTATAATATAGGTACTTCTAAATGCAATTTAAAAATGTATAAAGAGTCTTTAAAATATTTTGATAAAACTTTAGAGCTTAATGATAAATATGGAAATGCTTATCATAGCAGGGGAGTTTCTAAATATAATTTAGGATTATATGAAGAGGCTATAAAAGATTTTAATAAAACTTTAGAATTAGATCCTGATTTTAAAGATGCTTATTTTATTAGGGCTTTATCTTATGCTAAAATTAATAGTCATAATGAAGCTATTGATGATTTTAATAAACTATTAATAGAGTATGATGAAATTAATTATATATATTATTATTATAGAGGTTTGTCAAAATTTAATTTGAATTTATTTGAAGAGGCTATTAAAGACTTTAGTATTGCATTAGATGATTTGCCTAATGAGAGTTATATATATTATGATAGGGCTTTAGCTTATTCTAATTTAAATATGTTTGAAAATGCTATAAATGATTATAATAGAGTTATAGAGTTAAATAAAAATGATATTGATTCTTATTATAATAGGGCTTTAACATACTCTAAGTTGGAAGAATATGATAAAGCTATAGAAGATTACAATAAAGTTTTAGAGTTAAATCCTAATGATAAAGAAGCTGTTTATAATATGGCTTTATGCAAACAGAATTTAGAGTTATTTGAAGAAGCTATAAAAGATTTTAATAATATTATTGATTCTGATAATATATTTGTTTATTATAGTTTAGGTATATGTTATTTAGAATTAGAAAGATATGAAGAAGCTATTGATAACTTTGATGCATTTATAAAACTCAATCCTGATTATCCTGATGCGTATTTTTACAGAGGAAATGCTAAGTATGATTTAAAACATTATGAAGAGGCTATTGATGATTATAATAAAACTTTGGAATTGGATAAACTTTATATAGATGCTTATTATGAAAGGGCTATGGTAAAGATTAATTTGAATTTATATGATGATGCAATTAAAGATTTTGATGAAGCTTTATATAATATAGATTCAGATTCTGATAGAGCTTATTTATTTTATTTAAAAGCTATTGTATATGAAATATTAAAAAAATATGATGAGGCTATAGAAAATTATACTAATGCTATAGAACTTGGAAATGATTGTTATTATAAGATAGCCATTGCCAAACATAATGCAGGATTAGTAAAAGAATCTATTGATGATTATAATAAGGCTATAGATTTAGAGCCTGATAATTATGAAATATATAGTTATAAGGGAAATGCTGAACTTGATTTATGTTTGTATGAAGAAGCTATTAAGGATTTTGACAAAGCTATAGAGTTAAATCCCAATTTTGATGAGGCATATTATAATAGGGGCATTGCTAATGATGCTTTGAAAAATTATGAAGAATCTTTTAAAGATTATAAAATGACTGTAAAATTAAATGAACAACATGATTATGCTTTTAATAATTTGGGAAGCTATTATGTGAGATTAAAGGAATATGATAAAGCATTGGAAAATTTTTATAAGGCATTGGAAATAAATTCTGAACTTTCTTTGCCTTATAATAATATAGGCGAAGTAAAATCAAGATTGGCTTTAAAAGAAAAAAACAATATAGAAAATTATAATAAATTAAACAGCGAAGCATTAGAGTATTTTAATAAATCTTATCAAACAGCTTTAAAAAATAATGATGAATATGAAATAAATGCAATTATGGATAATATGAAAGAATTAGCAGCTGAAAATATAGAACCTGCAATAGAGTTTTTAAAAAATAATAATATTGATTATTAA